Proteins found in one Aneurinibacillus uraniidurans genomic segment:
- a CDS encoding dicarboxylate/amino acid:cation symporter → MRLIKNLTFQVLIAIVLGVIVGQVWPKFGQDMKVVGETFINLIKMVIAPIIFLTIVIGISSMGDMKKVGRVGGKALLYFEVVTTFALFIGIIVANLVKPGAGLDPEKLKKGDITKYVDSAKDMDWVQFFTHIIPSNVFDAFAKGDILQILFFSVLFGLGLTMLGNTGKPVIDFFDKLSKIFFNILGMVMKLAPIGAFGGMAYTIGKFGIATLKPLSMLMVSVYGTMFLFVFVVLNIIAKLYGFSLWKYLSFIKEELLLVLGTSSSESALPGMMNKMERFGCSKPVVGLVIPTGYSFNLDGTTIYLSMATIFLAQVFHVDLSIAQQLTIIAILMLTSKGAAAVTGGGFIVLASTLTAMQVIPIEGLALLLGVDRFMSEARAIVNLIGNGVATIVVAKSEKEFDESKHQEVLVEMAQPKLSA, encoded by the coding sequence ATGAGACTTATAAAAAACTTGACGTTTCAAGTTCTCATAGCGATTGTGCTTGGTGTTATCGTAGGGCAAGTATGGCCCAAGTTTGGACAAGATATGAAAGTGGTTGGGGAGACATTTATCAACCTGATCAAGATGGTAATCGCTCCAATTATCTTCCTGACCATTGTCATTGGTATTTCGAGCATGGGTGACATGAAAAAAGTTGGCCGTGTTGGGGGTAAAGCACTTTTATACTTTGAAGTTGTAACAACGTTTGCACTTTTCATTGGTATTATCGTAGCAAATCTAGTAAAACCAGGTGCCGGTCTTGATCCGGAAAAACTGAAAAAAGGCGACATCACGAAATATGTAGACAGTGCAAAAGATATGGATTGGGTGCAATTCTTCACCCACATCATTCCGTCGAATGTATTTGACGCATTCGCGAAAGGCGACATTCTGCAAATTCTTTTCTTCTCCGTGCTGTTCGGCCTTGGCCTGACGATGCTTGGGAATACAGGAAAACCGGTAATTGACTTCTTTGATAAGCTGTCCAAAATTTTCTTCAACATACTTGGTATGGTTATGAAGCTTGCTCCGATCGGTGCTTTTGGGGGGATGGCGTACACAATCGGTAAATTCGGGATTGCGACATTGAAACCGCTCAGCATGCTGATGGTGAGTGTATATGGAACGATGTTTCTGTTCGTGTTCGTTGTCCTTAACATAATCGCCAAACTGTATGGCTTTAGTCTGTGGAAATACTTGAGCTTCATAAAAGAAGAACTACTCCTTGTTCTCGGTACATCGTCTTCCGAGTCTGCACTGCCGGGCATGATGAACAAGATGGAGCGTTTTGGCTGTTCGAAGCCGGTAGTAGGTTTGGTCATCCCGACTGGGTATTCGTTTAACCTTGACGGTACGACGATTTATCTGTCTATGGCGACAATCTTTTTAGCACAGGTCTTCCATGTTGACCTGAGCATTGCTCAGCAATTGACCATTATTGCGATCTTGATGCTTACCTCTAAAGGTGCAGCAGCTGTAACAGGCGGTGGATTCATCGTCCTTGCTTCTACACTGACAGCGATGCAGGTCATTCCAATTGAAGGTCTTGCCCTTTTGCTTGGTGTAGACCGCTTCATGTCTGAAGCGCGTGCAATCGTTAATCTGATCGGGAACGGTGTAGCGACAATTGTTGTGGCGAAGAGTGAGAA